One stretch of Rhizophagus irregularis chromosome 6, complete sequence DNA includes these proteins:
- a CDS encoding uncharacterized protein (SECRETED:cutsite_INA-FP; SECRETED:prob_0.8731); SECRETED:SignalP(1-20) produces the protein MKQNYIFVIVLLATLSLINAFPHQLQERDTTFVPCPSGSPNPIKVTVKPDPPPVTGSFVLNVSGTLKTGVISAGSKLVVKAIGDDGELLDDPIVYDMCESLTCPTKYFDVVAYLKSKNLLPTFSIIVQVLSASGKTLGCSIGTVTGA, from the coding sequence atgaagcaaaattatatttttgtaatcgTTTTATTAGCTACACTTTCATTAATCAATGCTTTTCCGCATCAACTTCAAGAAAGAGACACTACTTTTGTTCCATGCCCTTCAGGATCTCCAAATCCAATCAAAGTAACAGTTAAACCTGATCCTCCACCAGTTACTGGATCCTTCGTTCTAAACGTTTCCGGAACACTAAAGACTGGTGTCATCTCCGCAGGTTCCAAACTTGTTGTTAAAGCTATAGGTGATGATGGTGAACTTTTGGATGATCCTATAGTCTATGATATGTGTGAATCATTGACATGCCCAACTAAGTATTTTGATGTTGTAGCATATCTTAAATCAAAAAACTTGCTTCCAACATTCAGTATCATAGTTCAAGTTTTGAGTGCTTCTGGTAAAACTTTAGGATGTTCTATAGGCACTGTTACTGGCgcttaa